The sequence CTACCAAAGAGAAATAAGTGTGTTTGTCCATCAAAACTCGTATATgaaaatgttcatggcagctttattcacaatagcctaaagctggaaacaactcaatgtccatcaataagAGAATTGATTTAATAAATTGTAGTGTAtgtatacaatgggaaaaaaaagaataaacttttgaTATAAGCGAAAACATGcgtgaatcttaaaaatattatggtGAGTGATAGAAACCACACTCAAGATAGTACTTTCtgtataatttcttttataataagttcaagaacaggctgagacttccctggtggcacagtggttaagaatctgcctgccaatgcaggggacatgggttcgaaccctggtccgggaagatcccacaggctgtggggcaactaagctcgtgcgccacaactactgagcctgcgctctagagcctgtgagccacaactactgaagccgtgctcctagagcccatgctccacaacaagagaagccaccacaatgagaagcccacgcactgcaacgaagagtaacccccgctcgctgcaagtagagaaaagcccacgggcagcaatgaagacccaacgcagccaaaaaaaaaaaaaaagaacaggtaaaATTAGCTCTATGGTGATAGAAGTTAGAATAATACTTTTGGGAGTGGATTGTTACCTGAAGAAACTTACtaaggtgataaaaatattctatgttTTAAATGAGATGGTGGTTATATagatttatacatttttcaaatcacatcaaactgtatatttaaaatatatgcattttattatatatgaattatacttcaattaagaagaTGATTATTATTCAACTCATAATGAATAACAGATCTTGTTAACCATAATCAATAGGGCTAAAATCTGTTAGATGAAAGATTGAAGGGAAACTTTAGATGGTATAGATAAATCTGAGAACAAGCAAAtttatgtgatctatcctgacaTCATTAAAACTAGGAAAACATGTGCTTTCAGATATTTCCTAGGGTTGGGCCAGATTACCCTTTCTAAACTTCCAGGCCTATTTCATACTTGATATAATAAAGTATTGATTATGAATTTTGAAGTAAGATTAGCTATTGAGTTTTAGAAGAATCccgtcaaaaaaaatttttttagttaatatATTTGAATAGTGAAGGGTCCCATAATAAGAAATGTCCTTTTCATAATCTCTTTGAGAAAAGCACAAGGTATGTTGGCACTGGAGTGAACATTCTATGTCTGGTAGGGAGTAGAGGTTACCATTCCCGGTATACTCAACAAAATaggtaaaaaaacagaaaagtcatGCTAAACAGATGGACAAGAAAAATTCCATCAACTTTACTGGCTGTTCAATTAAACACAATAAAGTTTAATTGGCCAGCTAAAGACAatagagatgaataagacaaggCACATGTTCTAGCTGTGATTTATAACATACTAGGGCAAATTAGACAGAGAAATGATTCATTTTTGTGAGagagtgtcaaaaaaaaaaaaagtacccataAAGTGACTTGGGTATTCAGAAGAGGGAGAATGTGTATAGTCATTGTGTTCATTGCTGGGGAGGTCAGAGTAGAGGTGAGTggcaaaagaggaaaggaattgAGAAGACTAGAagaggaatagaaagaaatgagagtTGTGATATATCTTGAATGTACATCTTGACAGGCCTAGAAGTGGCTATGTGTGAGCTGTGAATGTCACAGAGGCAGGAAATTCTTTATTTGCTGTTTCTCACATTGTGTATGGAGACACCGTGTAAATGCTAAGAAAATCATGACTGAGTGTGAGATGGACACTGTCCACGGGGGAAAATAACTTTTTGCCAATAGAGGAAAATCTTGAGTGTCCACCATCTGTTTTGTTGCTATTTCTGCTTAATCATAGCCATAATAAGAATTTCTAGTCCACCTCCACTATCTAAGATAATCACAAGGATCTAGAATGgtcttgttttaaagttttctactGGGCCTCTTGGGGGAGGCCTCTTGAAGTACAGAAATGCCAGACCCTGTAATGGGAGAAATCTGTTGTTCAGAATCATTATCCTCCAACTGAGGTAGGAACCAAGCTTGAGGCAACAGGAAGGATAACACTGAATTACAGAGAGAGCTGGGATCCTTCCAGGACAGACAGGGCAGAAAAGCAAGGGCGGTCAGACTGTGAAGGCAGAGAAAcatcaataacattttaaagggacaacttaggagaaaaaatattttagatttttgaagTTACAATAattgtagttgcagcatgtatgaACATAAGTTCGATCGTTGAGATTGTATGTCAATTCTCTGCAGAATCTCTGACACACCATATATGATAACTGGAGGATGTTATCTGTAATAAGAAGGAATCATAGAAAATAAGCCAGTGATATAAGTTCTTTAAAGACAAGTCAAACCTGGCACTAGTCCTGTCAGTAAAAATTTAATTAAGCATCCGAGGTAGGTTTGGGGTTGGCTTCCCATCTTGTACTTCCCAAGGGGACTCAGGCAGGGAGATGAAGAAATCACAGGTCCCCTGCAGGGGTTATTTGCCTAAGTTCCCTGGCAACCCTCAACTCTTTGTACAGATGCTTCTTCCTCCTGTCTAATTTCCCCAAGTCCTCTTCTGTCTGCATGCACAGGGACCCATGCCCAGGGGTGTACGGCACTTTGGTTCCTCTCTTGAGTTGGCCTTAGTCTGAGATAAGAAATTGGTGAAGTACTCTCCTAAGAATTGTCTAGGAATCTCACAGCACCTCCTCTAACTTACCCTGGAAGATCTTTAAGATCATGCATGTCTCGTGCTTCTCAGCAACACAGACACCGAAGCCCCTTCTACAGCGATCTGTCTGTGTGCGAAGGTGGCATGTTATGCATCTCAGGGGTGTCACTGCTGGAGAGCACAGAGCTGGTGTGAGGCCAGGGGAGGCAGGGGCTTAGAAGAAGCTAGACCTATCCAGGCCTGGGGTGCGGGGTGCGGTGCAGGGGCGGGTGAAGAGCTGGAGGCTGGGATCCGGGAGTAAGCAGCTGGATCTCTCACCAGCTCCACATCCCCGAGAAATGCTCTGTGAGAGTTAAAGGTTTCTGGTCCTGACTTCAGCCCTTTTAACCTGGTGACTTTGAGCAAAGATTTAGCCTCCAGCTAAATGGTTTTCCAGCTTAAAAATGGTTCTGTTAATGCTGGCCTGGCTTACCTGGCAGCACTGTAGATAGACAAGAGTGTGATAATGAGGCTGAGGGCTTTAAACTGTTTTACCTATGCTAGCATTACTACGATGGGATTTCTGAGATTGGCGGCTCACGTATTGTTAGGTGATATACTCTGTTTTTAACTTGGAACTGAATCTACTTAAAGGCCTCATGAATTATATCATAGTCAGTGCCACTTTATGTGGTACTGTGGGGTGAGCTGGTCAAAATACAggtttaattaaagaaaaaaaaaaagcctctcccGGGTACACCTAAGTGAGAAAGTAACATTTATCGAGCATCTCATACGGGCCATGTTCTCTTACTTTgtatctgatttaatcctcacaaaggCCTTGTAAGTAGGGATTTCCCCATTTCTCAGGTGAGCAACCAGAGGTACAGAGAATTTAAGACAGTgactgaaacattttttaatctgtttgaTTCCAGTGCCTCCAGTATTTTCTCTCCTGCAATCACTTGTTGTAATATAAAAATCCCTGATAAAGGGCATCAAAAGCCCTAGATAGCACTAAAACCAACTACAAAATTATTCATTGTAGACTCAGCAGATGGGATACAGATTTATAAATGGAAAGGATGTCCTGAGGAAAATCTCACTAGGAGTTTTGATGATGGGGAATGGTAGGGACAGAGTGGGGAGCACTATGATGGGGCAGCCACAGCGGCTTGAGCCCTGGGTGGAGAATGGCAGAATGTTGAAAAGGGCAGACAAGTTGGCATGGAGGCCCAGGGAGCATTCTGAAGGCTGGCTTCCCCTCCCATATAAACGTGGTCAAGACTCAGCCCCGCATGGACACCAACGACACATATGGAGTTCCATGGGGCTTCCTAGATCCTGTCTCTGGAGCCCACTCCTCAAGTCTGTGACTCACCCACAATGCAGCAGAAGATGGATAAGAGCAACAAGAAGTGTTTGTCCATCCTGTCAGAGAAGTCTGTTatacaggaagaaaagaagcCAGGGTCTGCAAGCACAGGTCTTTAGGCCACAAGAAGAAACCTTCCTCTTCATCATAGGGCAGGGATTATTCATGCCTAAGGGGAACCAATCACACAAGGTTTCCTCTGGGAGCTCAAGTTCATGCTCTCTCCACCCCATAGCAGAGAATGAtaattaataaatgttggagCTTACATGaagttaactttgtttttttatatactgttcatcatagtaattattattaatgcAGTTATGATACTATCATTCTTATCCCAATTTcacggaggaggaaactgaggcttggtgaGGTCCAGCAtcttacccaagatcacatatCTAGTGACTTATAGCGCCAGTACTCAGAGCAcgactgtctaattccagaagcCATACTTTTAACCATCTTGATTGAATGCCTCTTGGagatttattcatatattcaactaatatttattgagagcttttaTGAACCAGGCACAGTTTCACATGTAAGAGCAGAGCAACGAATAAGTCAAAAAAAAGCTTACCTAGCTCCAcactttatggatgagaaaacgaAGAGTGAAAGAGATGAAAAGGTGTATAATCTATGACCAAGCTGGGCCTTCCACCTAGAATTTCTGATTCTCAGCTCAGAACTCTTTCACTTTACTAGAAATCTGTTCTCCAAGGCTAGGGACTGTTTACTTTGTAGGGCTGTGAAATCATCTCTAGAATTATCACATGGCTTGATCTTTAGGAAATTTATATTGTGAATCTGGCCAGTTTTGCCCATGCTTTAGGTATCTATCTCTACAAAAGTTAACTCAGGTAAGGTTCACCATGGGTAAACCACTGGAAAATTATGACCGGTTCTGGCACTGTCAGTCTCTGAAACCCATCAGTGAGCTTATGGTACTTTGGCTAGAGGCAATAGGAATCTTCTATCATGAATTCATTTTAATGACATGTTCTTTAGTTGTAGGAACAATATGTTCATCAAAATATCTCAAGTATGACATTTTTTGATATCAGATAAAGATTGGGTGAAATAAAGTCTTAGCTCAAATGCCACAAAATTTATAGGGTTCCTTTTCTATGACCAGAGTGTGGAGCCCATCTTTGCCTAGGAAGAGAGGCCTTAAACATGAGGGAATTTGTTCCTTTGAAAAGAATTGATTCTAGAATGGCAATCAAGATTGTGAAGTCTTTGAATCTCATTTTCTATTCTTCCATCTTTCAGAAGAAGATGTTGGAAATTAGATAGCATTTTTCAGGACTTTCCAAAGGCTTATCAAGAAGGCAAACTTCTGAACCTTTATTTGTcacctgttttctcttctctctctttaaagCAAGTGACTCTAGAATCAcagcaaaggaagaagaaattctagGTTAAACCACAGAGGGTTTGCCCAGTTTCTATTCTTCTTCCTTCAAGGTGCCCCTTGGCAGATATTTTCTGGAAGGCCCATTGAGTTCTGAATCTCTTTTCTACGGGATTATTTTCAGTTAGGATTGTAGAATTTTGCAACTCCACCCAAGCAAGAGGTTCTCTGATCTACTTCTCATCCTACCACAGTATCTCATCCCTCAAATTTTCTCTTGTAAACAATGTCCTGTGGTATGTGGGAGCCTTCTAAAGTAGAATGTGTATTTGTGGATGTGAATCTGGAACTCAAAATGGAGGTCTGAGGTAGAGATATAAAATTGAGCGTCATCAGCTCGTGGAGGACCTCAAGCTTGAGCTATGGGAATGGGGCCCAGTTCTCACCCAGGCTCAGAGAATCAGAGCTCAACTAGCTCCCGGCTGCTAACCCACCCCAAGCAAATTAAACAGTTTGTTCTAAAGCTGACTATGTCTTCAAAGTTCATTCTAGAAGACAATGTAATtaatctttccatcttttccaaTACCCAAAGCCAAGGGTAAGCCTTGCTGCAACTTAACACCTGACAGGATGCTCCCAACATCATCCTCATAGCCAGGCGCTTGGCCCTTGAATGCCAAAACCACAGTTACAGCCTCCACCTCATTGCCTCTCTCAGTCAGGTGCCCTTTCCTGCATGTGGCTCCTTTTGACTGCAGTTTCTGACACCTATCCTAGCAAAAGGGCCCAGGCTTCTCCTGAAATTTTAAGCACTGCACAGGGAGTTAGTGCTTGATAGTTTCCAGGGCCTTAACAAATATGAGCTTTCTCTTTTCACAGACTTTAATATACCACTAATACCAATCCTATGATGAAAATTATTCTGAACGTCAGTAACTCACCCAGAGTCACAATGTTggcaagcagcagagccaggatctgaacccatGTGTGTACCAAACTTAAGTTTGGGATAAAGGGAGATGTCCTTTCTAGAATTCAGTATTGGTACAAAGGAGTGGGTACTTCAATGTCTTTTCCAGCCCTGGGAAAAATGACTCTTTTCATTGATGTCTTGCAATTGCAGATAGTGAGCAAGAGATCCCATTTTATGTGCTTGGGACGAAGTAATCTCAGCAACAAGTGCAGTGCATTGTCCCCTTGAGCCCCTCTCTTTACCCATATGCCATCACCTCCAACAAGGTGCATCTCTCTGAGTTTCTTGCTCATCCGTGTCTCTAGAACCACATGACCAGCTCTCATCCCAGTGTGTCAGGTTGCCTGACATCTCTGTATTTTGACATTTGCTGTTCCTTTGGGTGCCTGTCCCTATTCACTTCTTCTAGCTAACACatcactagccttcaaagtccgGCTCAACTATCCCttcttcagggaagccttccctggtcaGGCAGTCAACTTTGAAGGTCTCTCATGTAGGCCCCCATAGCCAACTGTGCTTGATGTACTTGTAGTCTCCTTAACTAGACTCAAGTCTTTGTGAGGCCACAGATTAGTGGCCTGGCTCGCTTGGTgacttctctttttgtgatgttgGCATTTGGTATGTgtgtagaaaatatttactttaaaaaatgcatgaattAGTTAATAACACCTGAAGGCAAACTAGGCACATCTCACCTTTCTGCTGAAACGTCCCTTTCCTACACCACAGAAGGGACACTCAGTGTTTCCCCCACATTCAGACTATACCTGGAATCCTGAACTTAATTCCTGGTGCTTCAGTCTAAGCACAAAGACAAATCTGAGATGATTCTGAGATTAGTGAAGAGAGCTAAAAGGAACTAAGCTGTCCAAATCCTGTCTTGAGAtatctgaaaaatattaattatttttaaataattaatgtgGGATAATTATCCCACATTAAtaatacattaataataaaatgtattattaaaaacacattaataataatgtgttaaaatgtgtgaaaaaaattTGACTTTACTTGCAGAGCGCAAGGCTGAGCTATAcaataatgaataaagaatatatgtgtgtgtgtgtgtgtgtgtgtgtgtgtgtgtattcatcattgaggagaattttaaaatagatacctTAGGGGCATTGAGACTCCAGTTGGTGTTGGTTGGTTCTGGGAACATTGAGGTACTGTTCGTCACTGAAATTTTACGATTATATGATTTAGATGACTAGCCCAAGGGCAGAACACTGGGGGAGATCAACCAGTACCTTCCACAGGCAACTGCACATGACCAAAGTCCCAGgatgtttgttctgtttctgctGTGCATAGTCTTTCTGGTCTGCATGAGTAAGGGTAAGTCCTGGAGACAGAGGAAGGGTTGGTTGTTGATTAAGAGATGGGAAGATGCTGGGGGAGGAGAAATTTCCAGAATTGGCTCTTGGGGCTTTGGCCAATGCAGGTGCGATTATGACAGGGAAACTTCTTCTTTTCACAGGTGAATTTCGTGAACATCTGATAGGTACGACCACAGCTTGTCTAAAGTCCTTGGTAAAAAGGTTATTGGTGACATTTTTGGAGTAAACCTTCCCCTCCATCTTTTGAGAGAGCTGTTATCCATTCCTACTATAGAATCCTAGGAGTTTGATCTTCTCCCAGACCAATTTAGTCCATTTCGTGGAGTAAGGAAGCTAAAATCCCTGTCTTTGCTTCCATTTCCCCATTACTGGACAAAATCATTAGGCTAGATAAGCGGTTCATTACTTGGGGACCATAGATAAATTTTACAGGAACTCCAACCTTTTGAGATTATATACAATATTTGATTTATGTCTGTATAAGTTAGCTTTCACAAGGTTATCAAAGGGATCAGGGTCCCGAGAAAAGTTGGGAACCACTAGTCAACAGTAAGTTCCTTTTGGGAAGCCCCCAGGCCTGGAGAACCTTCTCCATACTGCATCCTTTAAGCacctctttctgtgtctggcagAGCCTTCGACGATgtgttataaatgtaaaaaatatcatCTTGGGATATGCTATGAAGGCATGAGGTCCTGCACCCTGAAGTACCACCAGACCTGTGCTGTTGAAAACATTTACTTACTTACCAGAAAAGGTAGTGTTGGGTATAAAGTGACTGAGAAACAACcatcttttttcccctaagagACAGTTACCTGCTTTTGTCCATGGAATACATGGGTGAGTGGTATGGGTGAGGATGGGGTGGTCCTGCAGAGGGTAGGGCAAAGACGGACTTTTCCTTAAGACAGCATTGAGGAAAGGAAAGGTGAATGTTCCTTATAAGTTTGGAAATAAAATCCACTCTCTGGGTCAGTAATTGATAGACTCTGTCTTTTAGCTCATTTGGGTctagagaaaaatcagtgagtCTCTGAAAAGAGGTTATTCCTAGGAATATGGTAGGAGAAAACAGAGTCATTACAGTTATATTCCCTTTCTTTCACCTCCTCAGGGCGGAGTATGTATTTTTATTCAAAACTGTCATGTATGACCGACTGTGAGGACATCAACTTCTTAAGTTTTGAAAAGAGGACAGAGCTCATCTGTTGCAAACATAAAAACTATTGCAACCTCCCTGAGGGAGTCTAGTTCTGCATTTCTCCTGGATTTTTGATTATTCTTCAACTCACCATCCCCTTTATCTTTTCCCCCAAACCTGTATTTTGTTCTTCACTTCTAACCAATGGTAGAGAGTGAGAAAGCCAACTGGTAGTGAAGAGTAGCCGTCATAATGAGGCTACTAGGAGATAACTGATTCTCGTTAATGATGGAGCACTCGACGGAATTTTTGCAAATCCCCGCGCACAGCGTTTTGGTTTTCTTATGATGGTGCTGCCATGAATAGTGTTGGGTTTTAAATTGGTTATTTGTTATCTCCTGTATGGAGATGCAAAGACTTGGGTCAAAATAATCCCACGCTCGTCCTGGGAATTCTGTGATCATACTTAATCCTTGTCCATACCCACCCCTCTGGGCTGGGATTCTCTCTTGATTAGCTCTGACACCTGGCACTCTCCTTTTGCCCATGGGTTATGGAGATAAAAGAAGACTAACTCCAGTTTCCCAATTTGCTGGCAACATGAGCCCCATCTTTCTCTGGTAGAGCTCTTAGGAGGAATCTCAGGCCAGGAAAAAACTGGACAGGCAAAGGGATGAGGCATCAAGAAAAATTTTAGGGGCATTTCAGTTTGTGGAAACTAAGATATGAGAAACAATTTGGTGTGGGTGGAGTTATCATGGCCCTTCCTGGCCAGGTAGCCAGGTAGCACGTGGTTGAACTAGGTTATTAAATTGGAAATGGAAACCTTGTGCCAGCATTGCTGGTCAGTCTCCTCTCATAAGAATGTGAAAAAACTGTTGATAATAAAGCAGGTGAAGATAATAGAATGTATAGAGATGCCATGTGGTAGTGTTCCAGTTACAAAGTGTGCTATGTAAGATGCAGTTATGAGTAAACAGAAGGGATGATATAGCAGAAGCTAGTGGGGGTGGGAAGAGATGCAGGTGACACGGAATGAAACAAATAGAGAGAAACTGAGTAGCGTTGGTGGTGAAACAACCCACCTGTGGCCAAGGTGGTGAAGCTTCCCTGGGTATAGAATAACCCTGGCATTTCTCTCCTTGTGAATGAAGCTTACTGCAGTTCTTGGTCCTGGATTTCCACGATCATTTTTCTCCCTTACTATGCCACATGAAATTCTTACAGTAAAACAATTACCCCTCTACTTGAAGAGTTTGGTGTACTCTCTGCCTTTGTCTGTGCCTGAAAATACAATCCTTCCTGAGGAATTCTCATCTGGGATTTTAGCTGGGATGAAGAAAGACATGTAGATAACTTTTTCAAAATAGGCAGGCAGGTTGGAAAAGCCTATGTAACACGGGTATTTTGAGTTAGGGAagcaacatatattttaaaacattttattgaagtatagtcgatttacaatgttgttttaatttctgctgtacagcaaagtgattcagttatacatatatatgttctttttcatattcttttccattatggtttatcacaggatattgaatatagttccctgtgctatacagtaagaccttgttgtttatccatcctatatataatagtttgcatctgctaatcccaaactcccaacccatcccttccccacccccctcccccttggcaaccacaagtcttttttctgtatctgtgagtctgtttctgtttcatagatatgttcatttgatggctcacgggcccagccgctccgcggcatgtgggatcttcccggaccggggcacgaacccgtgtgccctgcatcggcaggcggactctcaaccactgtgccaccagggaagccccatcattttttaaaaaaatttcgttactgaagcatagttgatttacaatgttgtgttaatttctgctgtacagcaaagtgattcagttatacatatatatacacatatatatatatatatatgtgctttttttacatttttttccattctggtttatcacaggatattgaatatagttccctgtgctatacagtaagaccttgttgtttatccatcctatatataatagtttgcatctgctaatcccaaactcccaacccatcccttccccacccccctcccccttggcaaccacaagtcttttttctgtatctgtgagtctgtttctgtttcatagatatgttcattcgtgtcatattttagattccacatacaagtgatatcatatgttatttgtctttctttttctgacttacttctcttagtatgataatctctaggtgcatccatgttcctgaaaatggcattatttcattttttaatggctgagtaatattccattgtgtatagtaccacatctgctttatccattcatctgtcgatggacatttaggggaaacaacatatttttatttctggctgtatATGGACTCTCTCACCCATTGAATCATGGGGTTGGGAAAcgtcatttagaaaaaaaagagagggggggATCATTGTTTTTCACTGGGtttcaaaatagactttaaaaatatttgtgaatcaatGTTTAGACAAAACTTGGCTTTGCTGAACAAGAAGTTTCTAATTATAAAATCTTTCCTTGATCTTTCAAGAGGAAGCATTGGCACTCTCAGCAATAGAGCATTGAATATTACATTATGTAGTGGatgattttgatttgattttggtGCCCTGCCCAAATCCTTTTTGCTAACCAGTGCATCTGCGACCCAGCTGCGTTGAGTGTTGGCTTATGACAATTCACAGCTATTTACTTCTCTGGAGATTTGCCCTCTGCCAAATCGGAGCTGCCTCTCCTGGATGCTGAGCTCCCAACTAGAGCAAAGACCTCAGCCAACAAATGGCCGACTCCTTCCACCAAGCTGGGACTAAGTCTGCGGTGCAATTTTTGTGCCAGAGCTTTTCCATGGGCTCTGACTAAAGCCAGTCTCCAGTTGAGACCATGTTACTGTTAACATTTCCCCTGTCCTCCCTTGCTTTCTTTACTCCCCCTCTAAATTTTAAGCTGAGAAGACCAAGTGTTTTCTACCATCGTAGGGCATGGAGCTCTAAAATAAGATGAGGAagttccccagcagtccagtggttaggacgctgagctttcactgccgagggcacgggtttgatccctggtcggggaactaagatcccacaagccgcgtggtgcagccaaaaatttcaaaaaaaaattttttttaataaaaaaaatttttttaatataaaataaaacaagatgagGTTGGGTTAGAAAATGCAGTTACATTTTGGTACCTCTGAGTGACAGTGCACGTAGTGTGTTAATTAGCTCCTCATGAATGAGGAGACTCTTTTTTATTAGGCTTCCTTACAGCTTAGATAAAATTGCTGTAATCTTGGAGAGAATTTTCGTTTGGTTTACCCCATCTTGGGATATTCTTCCTGTTTCCATTTTCCAACTTGAACAAATGAACAGAATAAGACCTAGGTGAAAATTTCTTTACCCCCATGATAGCACACCAAGTATCAATCCTGAAATAAGCATAAGCTCTTTTTTCATATATGCACATTTTTTCTTCACATATCATTTTAAAGAGAGTAATATGCCTACTAATCTAAATGTTAATTTGGAGCTGACTGGTAAATAATACATACAACCTTATGcattaaatcaaaataattttcacatatattaaagatttaaaggtaataaaatctttactttttaattgttgTGACTATTACTGTTTGACCTCTTAGTGTGCGATAGACACgtgttttgtacttttcataaatggtctcatttgatcttcacaacttCCTATGAAGTAGCTAGTGTTGTAAAACAATGTAATAGATGAAAAACCTGAAGAAGAGATTGCCCAGATGCTAATTGGGTAACTCAACAAGTATCACACAATTTTCCAGTTATTATTGATGCATAAAAAATGATTGTGTTCACTAGTACTGTGGGTCAGCAATTCAGAAAGTAGGTAGTAGGGATGGCTTGTCTCTGCTGCATGATGTCTGCGACCACAACTGGAGAGACTTGAAGGCTGGAGGTGACTCGAGAGTGGGAGACTGGAATTATTCAGAGGTGTCTTCACTTCTACATTTTTGCAGTCGATTCTGGTATAAGTTGTGATGTCACCTGGGGCTGTTGGTCAGAACACCTACATATGGACTCCATATGACTTGGACCCCTGTACTGCATGGAGGCCCAGGCTTCTTACACAGAAGCTTAGGGGCTCTAAAGGCAAGTGTATATTCTAACAAGGTGGAAGTTGCATCACATTCGGAAGTCGTGCATCATCACTTCTGCTACATTCTATTGGTTATAAGTGAATCACAAGCCTGGCCAGGTTCCACCTTTGATTGGAGAGTAGGTAAGTTGTAGAAGAGCTTGTGATATGGGAGATATTGTTgtagccatctttggaaaatacagtctgtTACAACTagttaatggcagagctggaattgaaTCCAGTATCTGTACAATCCCAAAGCTCTCTCTCATTCTAAGCTCAATATTATAttaaagatatttagaaatatttatataatctagTGATAGAGGGAGCTTTTCTAAATATGGCGTCAGTCACAAAACAGGACAAAATTGATagatttgggaattccctggcagtccagtggttaggacttggtgctttcactgccagggtttgatccctggtcggggaactaagatcccacaagccacgtggcgaGGCCAAAGAAAAGATTGATAGGTTTGACCACATACAGAAGTAAATGTTTTTGTACGGTAAATCAAAAccatcaaaaaaaaccccacataa is a genomic window of Physeter macrocephalus isolate SW-GA chromosome 16, ASM283717v5, whole genome shotgun sequence containing:
- the PATE2 gene encoding prostate and testis expressed protein 2, producing the protein MCYKCKKYHLGICYEGMRSCTLKYHQTCAVENIYLLTRKGRSMYFYSKLSCMTDCEDINFLSFEKRTELICCKHKNYCNLPEGV